A window of Macrobrachium rosenbergii isolate ZJJX-2024 chromosome 15, ASM4041242v1, whole genome shotgun sequence contains these coding sequences:
- the LOC136846221 gene encoding uncharacterized protein yields the protein MSQSVREEYVGYDNSKTGYDSCKTGNDLGKIGNVSDKTVNDSGKTRDDLGKKGNDSVETGYYSNKTGYDSSETACDNSKTESESGKTGYDSGKTGSDSDSNTGNDTSKAGYDSSETVYDSDKTENDSGSDHGETGSDRGKTGSDSSKQYDIGNTGNDSCKTGYHSSETENDSGKTVCGSGKNENDSGKTGCTEGKTGCTEGKTGCGSSKKENDSGKIGCTRGKTGYDSGKTARWQRSRT from the exons GATATGACAACAGTAAAACTGGATATGACAGCTGTAAAACAGGAAATGACCTAGGTAAAATAGGAAATGTCAGTGATAAAACAGTAAATGACAGCGGTAAAACAAGAGATGACCTCGGtaaaaaaggaaatgacagtGTTGAAACAGGATATTACAGCaataaaacaggatatgacagcaGTGAAACTGCATGTGACAACAGTAAAACCGAGAGTGAAAgtggtaaaacaggatatgacagcggtAAAACAGGAAGTGACAGCGATAGTAATACAGGAAATGACACTAGTAAAGCAGGATATGACAGTAGTGAAACAGTATATGACAgcgataaaacagaaaatgacagtg GAAGTGACCACGGTGAAACAGGAAGTGACCGCGGTAAAACAGGAAGTGACAGCAGTAAACAATATGACATTGGTAACACAGGAAATGACAGTTGTAAAACAGGATATCACAGCAgtgaaacagaaaatgacagcGGTAAAACAGTATGTGGCAgcggtaaaaatgaaaatgacagcgGTAAAACAGGATGTACCGAAGGTAAAACAGGATGTACCGAAGGTAAAACAGGATGTGGcagcagtaaaaaagaaaatgacagtggTAAAATaggatgtaccagaggtaaaacaggatatgacagcggtAAAACAGCAAGATGGCAGCGTTCCAGAACTTGA